GTGCGAAGGTGCCATCAAAATGGTTATACATGAGTGCAATGAGTACTTTTTTTGTTGGCACATTGGTTGCCTTCATTGCAAATAGTTTTGGCGTTTTGCTAATTGGTCGATTGATTCAGGCACTTGGCGTTGGGATCACGATGCCGTTGTTGCAGAACATCATGATGTCGATTTTTCCCCCGAACCGGCGCGGCGCTGCTATGGGGATGGCTGGAATTGCGATTGGGGTGGCGCCTGCCATCGGGCCAACGCTTTCCGGTTATGTCATCGACAATTTCGGCTGGCGTTTCTTATTCGGTATGATTCTGCCAATTGCAGGTCTCGTTATTTTGGCAACATTGTTTTTCTTCAAAAATGTCTTACCGTTGTCTGATCCTAAGTTAGATATTCCTTCCTTGATTGAATCATCAATTGGGTTTGGCTCCTTGCTGTATGGCTTTTCTGAAGTCGGTAATGATGGTTGGGGTGATCCGATTGTTTTAGGCACAATCGCACTCGGCATTGTGTTTATCTTCATCTTTGGTTACCGTCAATTGCACTTAAAAGAACCATTTGTTGAATTGCGAGTGTTTAAGAGCAAAATCTTTGCCTTATCCACAGTCTTAGGTACCATCGCCAACATGGCGATGGTCGGGGTAGAAATGATTTTGCCAATGTATTTGCAAATCATTCACGGCAAGAGTGCGTTGGAGTCAGGTTTGACATTGTTGCCTGGGGCGATTTTGATTGCTTTAATGAGCCCGGTCACTGGTCAAGTGTTTGATCGCATCGGGGCTAAGCGGCTTGCACAGTTAGGCTTGTTCTTGCTGACGATTGCAACATTGCCATACTTTTTCCTGACAGAAAGCACGCCTTCCATTTTTATTACGGTGATTTATGCTGTGCGGATGTTTGGGATTTCAATGGTCATGATGCCTTTGACGACGAATGGGATGAACGCCTTGTCACCTGATATGATTCGACATGGGACAGCGGTTAACAACACTGTCCGTCAGGTGGCAACTTCCATGACAACTGCTGTCATGATTTCAGTTCTGTCAAACGTCACCAATCTAGCCAAACCGGCGGCCAGTTTGTTGAAAACCAATCCGCTGCAGTATAAGCAAGACTTTTTTGGGGCAACACTTAGTGGCTACCACGCAGCCTTTCTGTTGGCAGCAGGGTTCAGTTTAATTGGCTGGATCTTGGCTTTCTTCTTGAATACCCACGCGATGTCGCAAGAAGTGACGATCAAAAATGAAAAGAAGGTGAAGGCATGATTCTATGGTTTTTGGGCCTGACAGTGATCGGCCTTTATCTCAGCTTTATTATGATGAAACGCTCCAGTTTGCGTAGCACGTTAATTGCGGTCTTCGGGATTGGTGTGGTGGGTAGTCTATTGCTGATTACGTTGAATGATAATGCGCATTTTGGCATGGTCAAACGAACAACAACTGATGAGCAGACCATCTACACCGCCTCACCGAATGCACAACTGCCAATGTTGCTAAAACAAAACATTGGCACGGATGGCAAGCATGTTGTCTACATTTATAAGACCGATCCGAAGAAAAAAGCGGTTCATACCAAGGCTGATATTGTTGTAACTAATCGGGTGACAACGACAGCGAATGCCACAGCTTCGTTGACGAGCAAAACAACTCGGTGGCAATATCAAAACGGTTTTTATGGTGCGTTGTTCAATCATGAAGGGGCTGGTCAATTGGTTGCTCAGCACAATCAATTGGTCATCCCAACAAGCTGGTCAGTGCTGACAACGGCTCAGGCCAAGCAGCTTGGTAAAAAGTTGGCCGCCTTGCAGCAACCAACTGCAGAACAAAAAGCGTCACTGGCAGCCGCAGTCAAGGCTAAAGCTGCTGCGCTGGCCAAGGCTGATCCAAAACTAGCAGCAGATCCGACAGCTTTAGCGAAGCAGGCTAAGGCTGCGGTTGAACAAGCAATGATTCAGCAAGCTGTTCGTGAAGTGCAAGCACAAAAATAGTCTGATGCCGCCCATAACGTGGTACTAGGGCAAACATTTTTCGTAACATTATCTTGACGAATGGCTTTTGTCAGCCTTCTAAATTAAAAAAAGCAGTCCGCTATTTTTTAACGGTCTGCTTTTTTGATTGTTTGGCAACTCGGTTTGTCAGATAAGGACTAAAATACCACCAACTCACCATCAGCAAGGCAAAGCCAAGTGAAAATCCAGCAAAGACGTCTGTGGGATAGTGAACGCGCACGAAGATCCGAGAATAACCGGTTAAAAGAATCATGCCACTGGCAAGGCAGGTGATGAGCCATTTGGCGGATTGACGTTTGAGCAGTGCCCAAGCCAAAAGGATCATGGTACCGTAAAAGATCATCGTGCCACTAGAATGCCCGCTAGGAAAACTAAAACCGCCAGCATGTACCAATGCCCGAATCTGAGGATCTGCAATAAAAGGTCGTGGTCGCCGAACCCAATATTTGATTCCGACGTTAACGAGGCTCATCAAGGCCCCCATGCTGGCTGCAAAAAGTGCAGCGTAACGATAACGCTTGAGCAGTAACACCACGGCGAAAGCCATGGTTAAAAAGACTAAGGATGCTGGATTGCCGAGACTGGTGATTAAGATGAGTAAGGGTTTAAAAGTGACAGGATGGAACTGGGTGACAGCAGCAATTACCTGTTGATCAATGGTATGAATCCATCCAGCGTTATTTAGAATACCCGTCAATAACGTGATGAAAATAAATAAAGCAATTGCTGCAAGATACAATGGTTCGGGTCGGCGTTTTAGCACTTGTTGCCTCCTCTACAAAACGTTCGCAGTCGCAGAAACCTCCACATAAGGACCTCAGACAGAAATGACCAAAGTCCAGCCATTTCTGTCTGAGTCCACTTATGTTCCGGTTTCTAAACGTGCCCGCTCACGCTCTGAAATCGACTAATGTTATAAGAATAGCACAAACACCATTGAACCTTGGCAATGTTTTTGCTATGATTGACGCAATCATCAAACGAACAAAGGAGTAGTAAGTTAGCGCGGGTGACAGAGAGCAGGCGGTGGTGCGAGTCTGACGAAGCAAAGACCGAACTGACCTTTGAAGTTGCTGGGGTGAAATTAGTAGCCACAGCCGGCCGGACCGTTATCTCCTTTGAGCGCTGTGAAAGCAGAACTTAGGTGGTACCGCGGCTGAGCCGTCCTAATGTAGATAGGGCGGCTTTTTGTTTGAAATTAAGTGGGAGGTAACAAAATGGCATACGATCATCATGAGATCGATAAGAAGTGGCAGCGTTATTGGGCCGAGCATAACGAATTTAATACCACAACCGATCCTAAGAAGCCGAATTATTATGCGTTGGACATGTTTCCTTATCCGTCAGGCCAAGGCCTGCATGTTGGGCATCCGGAAGGGTATACGGCAACTGATATTGTTGCACGCATGAAACGGATGCAAGGGTTCAATGTTCTTCATCCTATGGGCTGGGATGCATTCGGCTTGCCAGCTGAGCAATATGCCTTGAACACGGGTCACAATCCGAAGACCTTTACCAAACAAAATATTGAGACCTTTAAGCGTCAAATCAACAGCCTTGGCTTTTCATATGACTGGAATCGTGAAATCAACACAACGGATCCGAATTACTACAAGTGGACCCAGTGGATTTTTGAACAACTTTATAAACATGGTCTGGCATATGAAGCTGAGGTACCGGTTAACTGGAGTCCGAATCTAGGGACGGTTGTTGCAAACGAAGAAGTGATTGATGGCAAAACGGAGCGTGGCGGGTTCCCAGTTGTTCGGAAGCCGATGCGTCAGTGGATGCTGAAAATCACAGCCTATGCTGAAAAGCTGTTGACGGATCTGGACGATCTTGACTGGCCGGAATCAATTAAGCAGATGCAACGCAACTGGATTGGCAAATCAACTGGGGCACAGATCACCTTCCGGGTAACTGACAGTCATGAGCCGTTTGATGTCTTTACCACTCGTCCAGATACGCTGTTTGGTGCAACGTATGTCGTGATGGCACCAGAACATGAATTAGTTCAGAAAATTACCACCCCAGCACAACAGGCCGTCGTTGATGCGTACATTGACGAAGCCGCCCATAAGTCAGATCTTGATCGTACCGCTTTAGATAAGGAAAAGACTGGTGTTTGGACCGGGGCCTACGCGACTAATCCGGTTAACGGCGAAAAACTGCCGATTTGGATTTCAGACTACGTTTTAGCCTCTTATGGGACTGGCGCAATCATGTCCGTGCCTGCGCATGATGATCGTGATTACGCTTTTGCCAAAAAGTTTGGTATTGAAATCAAGCCTGTTATTGAAGGCGGCAATGTCGATGAAGCAGCTTATACTGGCGATGGCGTGCACATCAACTCCGGGTTCCTTGATGGTTTGAATGAACATGACGCGATTGATCGAATGATCAAATGGCTTGAAGATAAAGGTATCGGCAGTGCCAAAATCAATTACAAACTGCGTGATTGGGTCTTTTCACGCCAGCGTTATTGGGGTGAACCGATTCCTGTCATTCACTGGGAAGATGGCGAAACCACGTTGGTGCCAGAAGACGAACTGCCCCTCACATTACCTGAAGAGGCTGATATCAAGCCAAGCGGTACTGGCGAGAGTCCACTGGCAAATCTGACTGACTGGGTTAATGTGGTCGACAAGAACGGGCGGAAAGGTAAGCGTGAGACCAATACAATGCCGCAATGGGCAGGGTCTTCATGGTACTTCCTGCGGTTTGTTGATCCTCACAACAAGGAAGCTCTTGCGGATTACGACAAACTTAAGGCATGGATGCCAGTTGATCTGTACATTGGAGGGGCTGAACATGCTGTGCTGCACCTGCTGTATGCCCGTTTCTGGAATCTGTTCCTTTATGACATCGGGGCGATCCCGAACAAAGAACCGTTCCAACGGCTATTTAACCAAGGGATGATTCTGGGCGATAATCATGAAAAGATGAGTAAGTCCAAGGGCAATGTGGTTAATCCAGACGATGTGGTTGATGAGTATGGTGCCGATACCTTGCGGCTGTACGAAATGTTTATGGGGCCGCTGGATGCTGGTATTGCTTGGTCAACAAAAGGGTTAGCTGGTGCCCGCAAGTTCTTGGATCGCGTCTGGAGTGCTTTCATTGATGATGAAGGCAAACTGCGTGATCGGATTACGACGATCAATGACGGTCGACTTGATAAGGTTTACAATGAGACGGTCAAGAAGGTTACCGAGGACTACGATGCTTTGCATTTCAACACGGCAATTTCACAGATGATGGTCTTCATCAACTCAGCGCGTAAAGATGATGACCTGCCACTAGAATATGTTGAAGGATTCGTGAAAATGCTTGCGCCGATTGCCCCGCATCTAATGGAAGAAATTTGGTCACGGCTAGGTCACGATCATAGTCTGACTTATGCGCCATGGCCAAGTTATGATGAAAGCAAAATCAAAACCGACACTTACGATATGATGATCCAAGTCAATGGCAAGCTGCGCGGTTCGATTACGGCGGATGTCAACGAATCAGATGATGAGATCAAACAAGCGGCTTTGGCAAATGATAATGTTCAGAAATTTACGGCGGGCAAAGACATTAAGAAAATTATTGTCGTACCGCGAAAAATCGTGAATATTGTCGCAAAATAACCGCACTGGCTTCACCAATTAACTGAAAGAAAAAATGGTCAACGAATGGTTCCTGAAGGAAGCGGGCGTTGACCATTTTTTTAGCGATTCAGCTGTATGAAAAGTTTTGTATTTTTGGCGTTTCGATTGTGAGATTACTTGCTACGTGGCGGCTGGTAATTGTCAAAGTTTTCTTTTGATTCCCGAAAGAAGCCCGGGAAAGATTGCAAGTCGCGCTGGGATTGCCTAAAATATAAAGGATTATGCAACACGACAGGAGTTTATCATGGAGAATTCGCTGGGCAGCGGTAATCAACCGCAACGTTCAGATAAGGAAAAAATGATCCGCGGCTCGGCGTGGATGACTGCCGGCAGTGTTTTTTCGCGGATTTTAGGGGCCATTTATGTCATTCCATGGCGTATTTGGCTTGGAGCAGCGTTTCTAACTGCCAACGCTTTGTTTACAAAAGGTTATCAAATTTACAGCCTTTTTCTGATTATTTCGACTGCTGGTGTTCCTGGTGCTGTTTCCAAACAGGTTGCCCGGTACAATGCTATGGGCGAATATAAAACCGGGATGCGTCTTTTTTACCACGGCACTTTTGCCATGGTGCTGATGGGGATTGTCTCGTGTGGTGCCATGTGGCTGCTCTCGCCGCTTTTAGCAGCGGGTGACGCGCGCATGATACCGGTTTTTCGGTCACTGGCATGGCCGTTGCTGCTAATTCCGTCGCTTAGTTTGATTCGCGGGTTTTTCCAAGGTTATAACGAGATGGCGCCGAGTGCCATCAGTCAGTTTATTGAACAAGTGGCGCGAATTCTTTATATGTTAGTGATGACTTACGCGATTATGGTGGCGGGTAACCACAGCTATCTGAGTGCGGTGATTCACTCCACCTTCGCCGCGTTCATCGGGGCCGTTTTCGGACTTGGACTGTTAGTTGTTTATTTCCTCCGGCAAAAACCACGGTTGGATGCGTTGGTTGCCCAAAGTGCTAATTCCCTGCAGATCAGTGTCAATGAGATTCTTCTAGATGTGGCACGGCAGGCGATTCCATTTATCATCATGGATTCAACGATTAATATTTACTACATCGTTGACCAGTACACATTTAATCCAATGATGAAGGCTTTTTATCTCGTTAGCGAAGATCAGCTTGACCGTTTTTATGCGCTGTTTGCCGGAAACGCTAATAAACTGATTATGATCGTTGTTAGTCTGGCAGTTGCTATGGCCATTACCGTAGTACCATTATTGGCAGGTGCGAAAACGCGCGGTGATGTTGAGGGATTGGCCCGGCAAATCACGAATACACTGCAGTTGTTTTTTATCGTCATGATACCTTCGGCGTTGGGGATGGTGGCAGTCGCGCGCCCACTGTATGTTTTGTTCTATCGGGATATGGACTGGTTGGGCATTCGCTTGTTGCAGATTTCATCACTTTTAGCGATTATGCTGGGCTTGTTTACGGTTTTGGCAGCAATTCTTCAGGGATTGTTCAATAACCGTCTTGCTATTCAAGAGATGCTGATTGGCTTGGCAGTTAAAGTGATTGTACAGTGGCCAATGATTTTCTTCTTCAATGTTTACGGTCCGGTTTTGTCCACAATGTTAGGCATGACGGTCTCGAGTCTCCTAATGCTCTATTCAACGAATCGGATGTACAATATTCATGTACGCCAAACCATTCGCCGCGGCGTCGGTATTCTGGCCTTTTCCCTGATCATGTGCGCCGTTTGTTACCTGATTGTGAATGCATCAACCTTGGTGATCAATCCGCGGAGTCAGTTCGGGGCAGCGTTCGTCTTGCTGATTGCAGTTGGGGTGGGCGTTTTGATTTACGTTTATTTGATTTTGAAAACGCGTTTGGCTGATTTAATCATTGGTGAGCGAATTAGTCGACTTCGCGATATTTTACACATTCGGTGAGCTTATGCGATTAGATAAATATTTGAGTCATTTACAATTTGGTAGTCGAAAAGAAGTTAAGGCACTTATTCGCGACAAGCGGGTACGTGTGGCCGGTGATTTAATCACTGATCCTGGTTACAATGTGTTGCCGGGGATCGCGGTCGAGGTGAACGATGCCCAAGCGGATGGGCCGCTTGAGGTCGATTATTTGATGAACAAACCGGCCGGGGTGATTACCGCAACAGAAGATCCAACGCAATCAACGGTGCTGGATCTGATCCGACCACATGATTACCGACCGGGTTTATATCCCGTAGGTCGTCTGGATAAAGACACTACTGGTCTGTTGTTACTTACGACCGATGGCAATTTAGGTCATGCACTGCTTTCGCCTAATCGTCATATTGCCAAAACCTATGCTGCAACTTTGGCTAAGACATTAACTGCTGACATGAAGCAGCGACTCGAAACCGGCATTGATTTAAAGGACTTCACAACCGCCCCGGCACAAGTCGTTGTTTTGCCGGATACCGATGGCAAACGCATCCAGATTACAATCACGGAAGGTAAGTTTCATCAAGTCAAGCGCATGCTGTTGGCAGTTGATAATGAGGTGACGGCCTTGACGCGAATTGCTATGGGACCATTGTCATTGCCAGCCGATTTAGCTGCTGGGGAGTATCAGGCTTTAACCGATGACGAACGGACCGATTTGGATAATATCACTCGTTGAGCAACCGAGCACTTTGCTGTGGTGATTGTTTGGCTTTGTCTAAGCGAGAGATTTTGTTTGTTACAGGAGTTTAAGAGAGCGGCCTTGATTAGGCGAACCAAGATGGCTACTTTGACAAACATGATTAGAAAGGGTGCGTGTCATGGATCAACAACAGTACGTCTGCCCCAAATGCCAAAACACGGCTTATGTTGCCGACCAATTTCAAGCAACTGGTGGTAATTTTTCAAAAATCTTCGATGTTCAAAATAAAAAATTCGTGACTATTTCTTGTGCCAGATGCGGGTACACAGAACTTTATCGCAGTGAAACCAGTTCTGGCATGAACATTCTCGACTTCCTTTTGAATGGCGGCTGAGAAGGCGTAAGTTCAGGTTAAGAATGATTTCAAAAAAGCAGGTGACCCTTCAGCCGTCGTTGTGGCGGAAAGGGATCACCTGTTTTTGTTTGCTGCTTGTTCACAAATTGGTTCGTCATTCTGAAAGCTGCTTTAAGTAGGTGGGCAGTTCGCGAATGACCATAGTCGGTAAGGCAACATAACTATTCATAGCTACAATATCAGCTACACGGGAATGGACAAAAACGGCTGCGAGAGCGGCTTTGTCCAATGGCTGGAACTGGCCCGCAAAGGCAGCAATAATGCCTGTCAGCGTGTCACCAGAGCCGCCTGTGGCCATTGCCGGCCCACCGGCTGTGTTTTCATAGACATCTTCATCAACGAAAACATGTGTCTGGGAACTTTTCGCGACGATGATACCCGGTATTTTTGCGGCCGCTTTTTGGCTGGCTTCAATGGTTTGGGCAGCCAGGGGTAAGCCAGATAACCGCTGCCATTCAATCTGGTGAGGGGTCCAAACTAGTTGGGCTTGCGGGTAATCTAGGTGATGAGAGGCAACGAGAGTGATCGCTGATCCATCAATGATCATGACCTGCTTGGCATTGACGGCAGCAAAAACTGTTTTCAAAATGGTAAGGGCTGTACCATCAGTGCCCAGCCCAGGACCAACAACAATGACCGTTGCTTGCCGCACAGCCGTCTCAAGTTCCGGCGCGGTAGCATCGAGGATCATTGCCTCAGGTAATCGGGCGTGCAACGCATGACGGTTAACTGGGTCAGTCGCAACACTGACCAACCCGGCGCCAGCGTAAACAGCAGCACTGGCACTCATGATCGCAGCACCGCCAAAGTGGGCATTACCGCCAACAATCAGAATTTTGCCGAAACTGCCTTTATACGTATCACGGGCCCGTGGCCGGACCACACTTTGTGCAAATTGCTCTGTCAATTGTTTCATGACGGATTTGCCGCCTCCTTTAAAACTTCCCAATTAGAAAAAGTTTTGGTCGTCAATTCAGGCTGGCCGGTCGTTAAGAATGCTTTCGCAAACATGACAAGCGGCGATGCATTGGCCCACGTCAAAGTATCAAGTGGCAAGGCGCAGGCACCGAGCGAATCCTGGCCCATAAATTGGGCAACGCTTGTTTCTAGTTTACCGCCGTTAATGGATAGCGCATAGAAAACGCAGATGTGCTGGTTGATGGTCCAGTGTTGGTACTTCCAAGGATAGATAAAACTGGTTGCCCCTAGTTGTTGATCAATCGTGGCTGTCAATCCGGTTTCTTCGGTGAATTCCCGCAAGACGTCATGTTCAAGCGGTTCAGGGCCATCAAGGCTACCCCCGGGAAGGTCGAAGCGATGACGATAAGGACCCCCATTTTTCTTAATCACGACAAGCTTGTCGTCAATCGTTGCAATCCCGTAACAACCAAATGCGCGATGAGTTTTATGTGTCATCAGGCCACCTCCATTGATCAAGGGTAGCACGCTGCTGCAGGGGGAACAAATTGTAAAAATAGTTCGTGATTTTGCTTGCGTGCCTTACCTGCTTCCGTTATAATCATTTATGTTGTTGCCGCGATGGCGGAACTGGCAGACGCGCAGTGTTCAGGTCGCTGTGGGATTTATCCCGTGCAGGTTCGATTCCTGTTCGCGGCATTCTCGTGATTTTTAACGGCGGTTAAAAATCGAAATGCCCGTGTAACAACGTTTTAGCCTTCCTAATTGATGTTAGGGGGGCTATTTTTGTGTGCAAAATGTGAACAAGCAATGACTTATGCCTTGATGCAAGTCATCAGGTCTGGAAGCTGTGTTATATTCGTCATGAGGCGACTGAGCAAGCGGCAAGGTGAATGAAGAGTATAAACATGATGTGGCCTGAAATGAAGCACGATCAATAGTTGAAAGGGATGATCGCTGGATGATTTATTTTCTTGATGAATACTTACTTGCAAAGAACTCAAGTGTTGAACATGCTGCGTTGAAACGACTGGCTTTGTTCAAACAATTTAAGCAACCAGTTAAGATTCTGACGCGTGATTACGATCGTTTGAGTGTCCAAACCTTGCGCAAGCTTGGCGTTGCTCAGACGGATGTGCGCAACATGTTCGACTATTTTCAGCATGTGCCCGCCGACCGACCGGAAAAAGCTGTGCATAATGATGAGATCAATTTGCCGACAATGGATGAAGTTTCAGTCGATGCTAACCAAAGTCAGGTCACGAACGGCGACCGGCTGCGACGGCAGGTCGGTTATATTCCAGGAACCGTCGGCCATGTTTATTATCAAAACTTTTTGGACGATCAAGGCAATCTTGTGGAATGCGATCTTTGGGACGCCCGAGGGTTTAAATCGGCCACTCAGTATTTTGGACAGGATGGCTTGTTAGCCTTTGAACGCTACTATGATCTTCGAGGTGTACCAGTGCTGGACATTTATTATGCTGGTGATCATGCTGGTCAGATTCAGATCAGCCGGATTGTTTTAAAAGGCCAAACCCTTAAAGAAGATCATGAGTTTGATACATTGGGAGAGTTGTTTAGCTATTTTCTTGATCAACTTGCGACTGAAGATTCAGAAACAACGATTTTTATCAGTGATCGTCCGGGGATTGGCGTTCAACCGCTACTAGCAATGCATGCAGCCGCAAAGAAGTTTGTTTACATACCCATTAATCATGTTTTAACACCTGACAAACCGCGGCAAGGCGAACTTGATGGTTTTATTCAACCTGTGCTGCAGCATCCCCAAAAAGTAGATGGCTTAATTGTACAAACGCCGCAGCAGCAACATGATCTTCATGATCGTTTTCCGAAAGTTCGGGTGGCGGCGATTCCAGCGGTGACATTTGATCCGGCTTTGACAGCGCGTTCGGCGGCCGCCGCTGCAAGCAAGAAAATCCTGTTTGTGGGTCGACTGTCGCCTGATAAGCAACTTGATCAGCTACTTCGGGCAGTCGCTTTGGCGAGTCGGCAGGTGTCTGGCGTGACGCTTGATTTGTTTGGTTACGGTGATGAACAATATCAAACCGCGATGAGGCAGCTTGCGGATCGTTTAGAGATTGGCAGTCAAGTGACATTTAAGGGTTACCAGTCATCTCTGGCTGATCAGTACCCGCAATATGCCTTGTTGGTCAATACGAATTTGACAGATGGTGGTCCGTTGGCGTTGGTTGAAGCACAAACCCATGGACTGCCAGTGGTGAGTTATCGCTTTTCCTATGGACCTAGTGCCTGTGTGATTGATCAGGAAACCGGTTATCTTATCAAGCAAGGACGCGTCAATGACCTTGCTGAAGCGATTGTGAGACTGCTAAAGCGGCCAGAGCAGTCACAACAATTCGGCGATCATGCCAGAGCACTGGCGCAAAAGCAGCTAGCGCCTGAAAAAGTCTACGCCCGCTGGCAAGCATTTCTTGGACTGGAGAGTTAACCCGACAAAACGGTAAGGAGGTTCAGGATGTATTATTTTTTAAATGATCAAATGGCCTATGCCAAGTCTGGTATTGAAGGCGCGGAAATTCAGCGGTTGCAGCTTTTCAAAGCGAACCAGACGCCAGCAAAGATTGTTACCCGGCAATTTGCTTTAGATCTACACGATGTTTTGAAAGATGCGGGCATTGACGATACTGATTTTATCAATCTGTTTGATTACTTTTGCGACCTGCTGAGCACACCGTGGCAGCAGGTAACGGTTGCAGACGTTTGCCAGCCGACTGCGGGCGTGACCCGCCGGCGTGAAGGACGCCAGGTGATCTTCAGCCGCGGTTCCCGAGTCATTCGAATTGTTTATTTGCGCGAAAAGGCGGGGCGTGAGCAAGAGGTTAGCAATGTTCAATACTTTGATGTGACCGGCCGAACGATCAAAATGAGTTGGTGGGACACGCGAGGCAACCATTGTTTGGATCAGTATTTTGATCAAGGCGGCAAAATTTTCCAAGAACACTATTTGGATCGTCATGGTCGCACGCGGCTTGAAAAACTGCATTATTTAAATCATAGCCAGCAAGAAAAATTTTCGTGGAAATTGGTTGATTTTCATGGTGTGGATTATTTATTTGATGGGCTTCATGATTTGACAAGGTTCTTCTATGATCAACTGAATCAGGTAGATGGCGGCTATAATGTCTTCGTGTGCGATCGGACGACGGAAACTGGCTGGGGCTTGTTGCACATGACGACACCGGCGCTCAAAGTTTTGCATCTGCACAATAACCATGTTGCCGGGAATGAGGACGTGCTGCATGCGAAGCTGAATAATTTTTATGCTAGTGCCTTGACCCATTTGAATCGCTGGGACGCTGTGATTGTGCCGACACCGCAGCAGGCGCAGGATATGGCCGCCCGGTTTGGCACGGCCACGCCGATTTTCACGATTCGAGTTGCTTTTGTTAAGGCGGCAGATGTAGCGGCTAATCGCCTCCCGTTTTCACAACGCGAACAACATCTGGTGGTGCATGTTGCGCGATTGGCACCGGAAAAACAGCAGGCAAGTTCAATTCGGGCATTTGCCCAAGTTGTGAAGGCCATTCCGGATGCTAAACTTGAACTCTGGGGTTATGCCAATGGTGATATGGCGCCAAAACTACATGCTCTGGTTGAAAAGCTGCATCTCGCGGATCACGTTTTCTTTAAGGGTTATACTCGCGACATAGCGGCCGTCTACAATCGTGCACAGTTAGGACTGTTGCCTTCCAGTGCCGAAGGATTTCCGCTAACCTTGATTGAAGCACAGGCACACGGATTAC
This genomic window from Lacticaseibacillus paracasei subsp. paracasei contains:
- a CDS encoding MDR family MFS transporter, yielding MDVKDINGKHVNVPMMVTTLIVGTFITILNQTILSTAFPTLMKAFNISTATVQWLSTGFMLVNGIMIPVSAYLSAKVPSKWLYMSAMSTFFVGTLVAFIANSFGVLLIGRLIQALGVGITMPLLQNIMMSIFPPNRRGAAMGMAGIAIGVAPAIGPTLSGYVIDNFGWRFLFGMILPIAGLVILATLFFFKNVLPLSDPKLDIPSLIESSIGFGSLLYGFSEVGNDGWGDPIVLGTIALGIVFIFIFGYRQLHLKEPFVELRVFKSKIFALSTVLGTIANMAMVGVEMILPMYLQIIHGKSALESGLTLLPGAILIALMSPVTGQVFDRIGAKRLAQLGLFLLTIATLPYFFLTESTPSIFITVIYAVRMFGISMVMMPLTTNGMNALSPDMIRHGTAVNNTVRQVATSMTTAVMISVLSNVTNLAKPAASLLKTNPLQYKQDFFGATLSGYHAAFLLAAGFSLIGWILAFFLNTHAMSQEVTIKNEKKVKA
- a CDS encoding DUF4811 domain-containing protein → MILWFLGLTVIGLYLSFIMMKRSSLRSTLIAVFGIGVVGSLLLITLNDNAHFGMVKRTTTDEQTIYTASPNAQLPMLLKQNIGTDGKHVVYIYKTDPKKKAVHTKADIVVTNRVTTTANATASLTSKTTRWQYQNGFYGALFNHEGAGQLVAQHNQLVIPTSWSVLTTAQAKQLGKKLAALQQPTAEQKASLAAAVKAKAAALAKADPKLAADPTALAKQAKAAVEQAMIQQAVREVQAQK
- a CDS encoding phosphatase PAP2 family protein, with the translated sequence MLKRRPEPLYLAAIALFIFITLLTGILNNAGWIHTIDQQVIAAVTQFHPVTFKPLLILITSLGNPASLVFLTMAFAVVLLLKRYRYAALFAASMGALMSLVNVGIKYWVRRPRPFIADPQIRALVHAGGFSFPSGHSSGTMIFYGTMILLAWALLKRQSAKWLITCLASGMILLTGYSRIFVRVHYPTDVFAGFSLGFALLMVSWWYFSPYLTNRVAKQSKKQTVKK
- the leuS gene encoding leucine--tRNA ligase, with the protein product MAYDHHEIDKKWQRYWAEHNEFNTTTDPKKPNYYALDMFPYPSGQGLHVGHPEGYTATDIVARMKRMQGFNVLHPMGWDAFGLPAEQYALNTGHNPKTFTKQNIETFKRQINSLGFSYDWNREINTTDPNYYKWTQWIFEQLYKHGLAYEAEVPVNWSPNLGTVVANEEVIDGKTERGGFPVVRKPMRQWMLKITAYAEKLLTDLDDLDWPESIKQMQRNWIGKSTGAQITFRVTDSHEPFDVFTTRPDTLFGATYVVMAPEHELVQKITTPAQQAVVDAYIDEAAHKSDLDRTALDKEKTGVWTGAYATNPVNGEKLPIWISDYVLASYGTGAIMSVPAHDDRDYAFAKKFGIEIKPVIEGGNVDEAAYTGDGVHINSGFLDGLNEHDAIDRMIKWLEDKGIGSAKINYKLRDWVFSRQRYWGEPIPVIHWEDGETTLVPEDELPLTLPEEADIKPSGTGESPLANLTDWVNVVDKNGRKGKRETNTMPQWAGSSWYFLRFVDPHNKEALADYDKLKAWMPVDLYIGGAEHAVLHLLYARFWNLFLYDIGAIPNKEPFQRLFNQGMILGDNHEKMSKSKGNVVNPDDVVDEYGADTLRLYEMFMGPLDAGIAWSTKGLAGARKFLDRVWSAFIDDEGKLRDRITTINDGRLDKVYNETVKKVTEDYDALHFNTAISQMMVFINSARKDDDLPLEYVEGFVKMLAPIAPHLMEEIWSRLGHDHSLTYAPWPSYDESKIKTDTYDMMIQVNGKLRGSITADVNESDDEIKQAALANDNVQKFTAGKDIKKIIVVPRKIVNIVAK
- a CDS encoding putative polysaccharide biosynthesis protein, yielding MENSLGSGNQPQRSDKEKMIRGSAWMTAGSVFSRILGAIYVIPWRIWLGAAFLTANALFTKGYQIYSLFLIISTAGVPGAVSKQVARYNAMGEYKTGMRLFYHGTFAMVLMGIVSCGAMWLLSPLLAAGDARMIPVFRSLAWPLLLIPSLSLIRGFFQGYNEMAPSAISQFIEQVARILYMLVMTYAIMVAGNHSYLSAVIHSTFAAFIGAVFGLGLLVVYFLRQKPRLDALVAQSANSLQISVNEILLDVARQAIPFIIMDSTINIYYIVDQYTFNPMMKAFYLVSEDQLDRFYALFAGNANKLIMIVVSLAVAMAITVVPLLAGAKTRGDVEGLARQITNTLQLFFIVMIPSALGMVAVARPLYVLFYRDMDWLGIRLLQISSLLAIMLGLFTVLAAILQGLFNNRLAIQEMLIGLAVKVIVQWPMIFFFNVYGPVLSTMLGMTVSSLLMLYSTNRMYNIHVRQTIRRGVGILAFSLIMCAVCYLIVNASTLVINPRSQFGAAFVLLIAVGVGVLIYVYLILKTRLADLIIGERISRLRDILHIR